The Triticum urartu cultivar G1812 chromosome 5, Tu2.1, whole genome shotgun sequence genome contains the following window.
gtgagccaagctggtgaggctgcccccgaggaggtcttgcatcatccTCCTCGCGAGAGTCTTCAGTGCTTGCTGGGGAAGATGGGCCgcacagggccgctggtggagccacgccgtgagccgcaggcaggcaagtctgacgacccccgttcccagaacgacGACAGCCACCGCCTCGCCATGCCACGCCTCGTCACGCCACGCCgtgggttgcgggaatgagccgagccgagctcacacCTACGCGCTTATTTTTGCCAGTCACTAACGGAGAGTTTCTGACAGCTGGGCCACGATCTGAGACGTCGGATCGTGGGCTGTCACGGACTCAGACGTGGGTCGAGCCCATTTCTCTCCACGCGGTTGCGCCTGTATAAGTGTGCGTTgtctcctaaccctagccgccacgaTCAGATCACATCTGCTCATGCGCACGTCCATCGTCGTTCCTTTGTTGCTGCTGCCGCCAGTGAATCCATCCCGCCCGCCGCGTACACGGTCGAcgggagagcaggtctccgaaACCCCACTTCTCCGGTATACGGGAGAGGGGCGAATAGGTTTTTGGGCAGCGACTATGCGACTACCCACTTCCGATCCGCTACTTCCTCTACGTCTGTGTcgtcttcatcatcaccatgtcgCCGTCCGATGTCGAACGTGCTGCCgccgacaagaaggccgccgaggaTGGCACTGCTGCCGCCACAGCCGCGGCGGCCTCTTCATggcctactggagggtataacTCGTTTATCTCGCTCCTATTGTTTTCTGTTATAGCTGTGCTAGCGTTCTACATAGATGTATCTGCCATTAGCGTAGCATGTGCTTGCGTGATTTAATATCAGCATGTTCTTAATTCTGTCAATGACATGCTAGTGATTTATCCGTGGATTAAATTAGTTGAAAAATTGCCTGTTTACTCAATCAGATGCTCCTACATGAGAGTCCATTCCCCTCATTTTTTAGTGTCTCTTTCCTCCATAGTTAAAATTGCCATATAAACGGATCATAAATATGCTATTGTACTTGCTTTAACTGGACACCATTATTTTTTATATCCCTTTTCCCAAGTATCTCGGCGGCCCGCATCGATATCGTTGTCGGCTCGTCGGTTTGCGGGTAGATTTGGAAAATTTTCGCATATGCTCGAATTGGCAACTACGCGGTTGCCCAGATTGGCCCCGGGGCAAGTTGCAGCCAGCGCTTGACACGTGAAGCCCCGCGATCCCCTGTGCATTCGTTGGCCCACGTTACAGCTTGCCTTGCATTATTGGTGCGTACTCCACCCTGCAACGGCAGCGGCGACGGTGATTTTATATTTATAGACATGTGCGACGTGCTTCACGCACTCACCTGCAGCACCTTAATGCGACACTTAGAGCGCTATAGCTTGCCAGAAAGACCGATACCATACCACATCGATGGCGGCGGGCGGCGTGTGGGTGTTCCGGAAGGACGGGGTGATGGAGCTGGCGCAGGAGGCGTCGAGCAGGAAGGCGCTGGTGTACTTGCCGGCGAACGAGACGATGCGGTCCCTGCCGGCTCTGGAGCGGCGGCTGGGGTCGTTGGGATGGGAGCGCTACTATGAGGACCGCGCCCTCGTGCAGCTTCACCGCCGCGACGGTAGCCTCGACCTCATCTCGCTCCCGCGAGACTTTTCGCAGTTCCGCTCCATCCACATGTACGATGTCGTCGTCAAGAACCGAGGCCACTTCAAGGTCATCGGCCGCTAAACGGTAAACATGCGTCTACCTACGTACGAGCGTACCTACTTTTCCTGGCCAGTCAAGCTTGCTAGCTGTGTCGATATGTGTGTTGAATGTATGTGTGATCGATACGATCGTTGTGTGCCAATGTAGGCCTTCTCTTGTACTGTACTATACGATGTATGGCTTGTACTGTGCTATACGAAGCGTTTCTGTTTTCGTACGCCTCTCAGGTAAGAGTACCTGAGTTTCTCTAGTACTACTAGCATGAGCTACTCCCGTTGATTGGAGCTCGGTTGTGTTTGTTATAAAATTTTCTGCGTGGTTGTGTTTTTTAATGAAAGCTCCCTATTTTTAACTTTCGGCTAAAAATTAACTCTAATGGGGCTGTGTCAAGAGATAGAGACAAGGGAGGAGCTGGAGCAGTTATTCGAGACCATGTTGGGGCGTTTAGAGCTGGTTTTTGCCATGTGTTCCGTGGAATTGTGGACCCACAATCGGTGGAAATCTTGGCATGCAAACGGGGTCTTCAAGTGGCACAAGAAATCAACACTGATAAGGTCCATGTTGAGCTTGACTCACAAAGTGTTGTAAACATGTTGCAGAATCAACACAAGAAGATGTCCAGTGCAGAGCCATGGATACACGAAATCAAAACGATACTTGCATCTCTTTCCAATTTTAGAGTCTCTTGGGTTCGCCGTTCCTCTAATGTTGCCGCGCAAAGTTAGCTAGAGTTGCTGTGTGTGATAAACTCTGTAAGGTTTGGTTGGGGACTACCCCAGATTGTATGCTTGATGTAATCTCGGATGAGATTTCGAACGCATTTGATTAAATAAAGCGGCAACGTTGACCCTCAAAAAAAATTGCAATGTACATGCGGACGAGGATTTGGACAAGCAAATGCAGGTCACCCATGTTCCCGGTGTCCGCTTTTTATTTTGGATTTTGATTTTCAAAGTTTTATACCTTTTAAACGAAAATTTTAAATTAAAgttttgtttttatatttttgtTTCTCGTGACCAGCGGTTTCAAATAAGATGCATTTTGATTATATTTTGATGACCTTTAAAATAAATTTCAATATTGAAACTTAGTACGAGCAACCAATAAAAATCAATTATTTTGTGTCTACGATCGACAAAAACATCGCTTAAAGTTATATCTCTGAAACTTTTCAAACTTGGCAGTTTTACATGCAAAAACAGTAAATTTCAACTCTGAAACTTCAAACCCTCGTGCCAGACTGAACTATTGTGTGAATCACGAAGCAAAACGAGCGGGCAGGACTTGCATGTACGTGCACCTGCAAATTTTCGGTGTACATGCTGCATAGCTGCGAGTAGAGGGCATTTCCACAACGGACGCCCAAACCGTACCGAACACTTCTAGTGTGTTTTCGTCATGAGCCTGGCATAGCACTCTGGAGGACATAGTGTGATGTCCCAATGCATCTTAATTTCTCTTTTAGACCAGTGAATCCATGATAATAATTGGTGTATGATACCAGCAGACGATAGTAAAAAGGACCAAACTACAGAACACTACATGCATGGGGTTAAGTATTACTATTATATTAAAGAAATTTTCTTATTTGTACTCAACAAACACCCGGTTTGCTGAATCGCCATCAAGGTTTTGGATCCTAAGTGAACCTTTTTTATCGAGGGGCACCGAAATTCTTGGTTACCACGGTAACCACAGAATAACGAAACAAATTCGGACAAAATTTAAAACCAAATTTTGAGTTCATATTTTTTGAGTTTGATATAGATATGTATTTAACTCCTAAAGATCAAAAAAGGTGCTCTACTGTAGTGGCTGACATCAAACAAACACACTTGGCTTATATGCCACCGCATAAACACAAGTTCATACCAGTTGCAAGATGTTGAATCAACAACCAAAGGTGTGAAAAAAATTGTGTGTACAAAGAGAGGTCAGCTCTCATGGCATATAAGCAAGTGACTTCACAACAAGCTGCTTATTTCTACATGTGGCAGCATGAAGCATATTTATTTACTGAAAAACTGGCAAACACTACCCATGTAATTTCAGCATGACAGTTCACATGAATACAATTTCATCAATGAGAATTCAAAAAAATCTAATTTCAGTATGACATACACATCCATACATAAACACAATTACACAGATGTTCTAACTTATAGAATTTTTCTAAAATCCGTATGAATTTTTAAACTATTTAATTAAATTCAGAACTTGATACAACTTTAATATAAACAGAAGAAATTTCCAATTCAAAAAAATAATTGTGAGTTCAAACTTCTAGTCCATCATTAAAAAAATCACTGAATCACAATTTTGCTAGTCCACATAATACTTTATCAACATTTTAAAACTACTTCCATGTAACCATAGTTTCTGTCTGAAATGTGTGGAATAACTCAAATTACCTCAGATGTCTCATTTTCATTGTGTCTAGAGAAAAGCAGACCGCAGCAAATCTTACATTCTTAAGAAGGTGATCCCCGCTACTACCAATTTTCTGAACATGCACACTGTCCGCATGAGATTTGTGTCACGTCATCCTTCATTTTGCAAAGAACATCCAATCGATCTGATTCCCCCTACAGTCACGGTCGTGGAAAAGGACCAATTTCCGCTTCCTTTCCCCGATTGATCAACCATCAAAGCGCTCGATTTGACCGCTtccttgtactccctccgtttatttttagtctgcatataagatttgatcAAAGTTAAACTTTGTTAAGTTTGACCAATTTTGTAGGAAAAAttatcaacatctacaatactaaagcTATACGGTATGAAAATCAATTTCATGATGCATCTAAccatattgatttcatattgtgaatcttgatatatttttctataaacttagtcaaagttaatcgagtttgactttgaccaaatcttatatgcagactaaaaaaacAGGGGAGTACACTTTAGTTTCTTCTCCATCATAAATCTTTTGCCAATCCTCGTGGTGTGGCAGCTGGACGACAATCTCCGTGTGAGGGCACTCATCCGCCTCTGACCAGTGGTCTGCTCGCGTAAGTCCGCCGGTGTTGCTCCCCTTGGACACCTCCCATGGCGATGTGACGAGGCGGAGCAGGGGTTCAATCGCTGCCCACCAAGAACATTGAGTTGTGCAACCGAATCAGCTTGTGTGCACGCCATGGCTCTGCTCTCGGCCCTCCTCATGCCAGAAGCAGTCATCCCCGCAGCGGCACCCGATCTGGAACCTACGTGAGGAGCTCGGGAAGGAGAAGCTGGGGGAACGGCAGACATCCACGAGTGACGCATCTTCCTCTGCTACAAGGGCCCCCAGGAGTGTTCGTCCCACGTTGAGGCCGACTGCCTCACCCGCCTCCTTGCCGCTGCCATCAAGCCCATAAGGCCATAAGCCTAATCCAAACAAGAGCGTGAGCATCTCTTCTCCTTCTCCCTATCTCTTGATTTGCTTTATGAGTAGCTTGATTTGATATTGTGATGTGAC
Protein-coding sequences here:
- the LOC125506413 gene encoding flowering-promoting factor 1-like protein 5; amino-acid sequence: MAAGGVWVFRKDGVMELAQEASSRKALVYLPANETMRSLPALERRLGSLGWERYYEDRALVQLHRRDGSLDLISLPRDFSQFRSIHMYDVVVKNRGHFKVIGR